DNA from Prunus persica cultivar Lovell chromosome G6, Prunus_persica_NCBIv2, whole genome shotgun sequence:
agccaTCCTCAGACCCACCGGTTACATGGGCATCAGTGTTGGTAATACAGCAGTCCAATTTGTAAGACTGATACAGTAACAAGCAATGGGAATGATAAGAACTCATGAACAACAAGAGTCAAAATGTGCAAGCCTGTGCCAAATACTTCAAGGCGACCACAGGATATGAggtaaaaaaaacagaaccatAAAAGTGCACATTAAAATAAATGCAAAGTCATATAAAATGTTTGAATAGCGAACAAATCAATTTCCAGCCAAAAAAACATCGACAACACAACGCATATCTGAATTACAATATAGCAAAGGAACCATGACAGAGTTCCAGAATCCATAATAGCACATCAGCACACTGACCTTACAAGTATGACCTTTGTATTGTTGAAGTAATTCACCAGAAGACCTAtcagaataaaaaattagcaaAAGGGAGTGCAACTTAAGCCAGATACATGACCActacaataagtgattttaaatGTATTTACCTGTCAATGAGACGTAAAGTCGAATCTAAGCAACTGGCTAGTATGCAGTTACCGTCATTTGACATTGAGATGCAGTTTACAGGTTGTCCCAAGTCATCGGATACTTCTCTATGTAATACAACATTAAACATACATCACCAAAAGCTCAGGAAAATCATTGAATCAAAGTTTTGAGTGTCTAAGTTTAGCTTACAAGGAGATGTGTGACACACAACTATGTAAAGAGATAAAAATACAGAACAAAGCAACATACCTCCCTATACGCATATCGAAAGTTCTCACAGTTCCATCAACACTTCCACCAATAATTTCGGTCTTTGTTAAACAAACAGACATTACACTGTCTGTAAACGTGTCGATTATCTGCAGGTTAAGCACAGCTATGAAAAAACAAGTAAATTACAAACAATTAAAGAAAtctaacaaaaagaagaaaaggaaaaaaagcaaTAACAAGGCTAACCTGAATGGGTTCATTGCTGTGAGACCTGCAGTCCCAAGCACGCAAGGACTGATCAAAACCTGCCGAGACCACAACAGATGAATACTCATTGAACTTCACAGCATTCACCTCCCCTTCATGACCTCGAAACTTTCGAATGACTTTCCCCGTCGCCACATCCCAATAAAAGATTTGTCTGTCACCACCGCAAGAACACAATTTCGAGTTGTCCCTACAAGAACAAATTATACAATGGCCACCcacattatacatatatatatacattgaaTTGGTTAACTGGGTTCAGCTGAAAGAATAGTAAGAAGAGGAAAACATGAATACTGAAGAACacaattttgagttgtccCTACAAGAACAAATTATCCAAAGGCCACCCACATTCcacattatatatattcattgaATTGGTCAACTGGGTTCAGCTCAAAGattagaaagaagaagaaaagatgaaGACTTACGAGGTGACATGAACGTCACGTACTTCGCGGCCATGGGACTTGTAGGTCTTGATGTGGATGCCGCGGTGTGGGTTCCAGAGTCTGATGGTTCGGTCTTTCCCGGCGCTGAGGCAGTAATTTCCGTCACTATTGAACCTCGCTGCTAATACTGTCCCCTCGTGGCCTCTCAGCACGTTCGCCTCTGTCTTTGGCAGATCCGCCACGCTCATCTCTTCGCTGCTCTTCTTCAATCTTTAGGGCGCCAAAGACTTCTATTTGGGAATTTTCTGGTGATTATTGCCGTCGGGGAGGGAGAGTTTGGGCTggacccaaaacaaagaatGGCTTGGGCCGACGaaattctggaaaaaaaaagtccaaaCATTGTTTAAGAGGGGGCTCgagtgttttgaatttttagagGTTGAAAAAAGActcaaaatattcaatattgttataaaatgacctgaaatatgtgcgaatattgagctgcacgtaaagtagatgagacacagtatttaacgaggttcggctatgcctacatccccggagagcagcagtagtaacttttccactatgtaaaataatagggctacaactttagagtttacaatatgtaaggctcactgaattttctctctgctcactCACCctatttcttccttctcttcctcttctctgcctgactctctttcctcttttctttcctcctttccctttcctcttctctttcctcctttccctttcttcttctctttcctcctttctctttcttctctctttccttctttccttttcttctccccgtttcctatctctttctctcttcttcttttcctctcttctttctctcttcttctttctctatcCGTGAGTGTGCAGCCAAATACtttgcttaattttctttgtgggccccataaatgtgggctccacatgtttcttctttacaacactcccccttggagaccacatgtccctagattggttgcctcattaaaatcttgtttggagaaaacctagtaaggtagagaactgatggaaggaagaaaaaaaaaagagtacaacaatttgtatagcatacttctggatgctccccctgattaatatctccccctgatgtcttcataactatctttggagtgagaatctttcggagtgagtgaatgatgtagccaccaacaattcatatagtaaatatatttccagtgagctatctctatgtaaatcatagaaattttcagagtccgcgtttccaacaaaacctgggctatttgtaagatCAT
Protein-coding regions in this window:
- the LOC18778922 gene encoding WD repeat domain-containing protein 83; amino-acid sequence: MSVADLPKTEANVLRGHEGTVLAARFNSDGNYCLSAGKDRTIRLWNPHRGIHIKTYKSHGREVRDVHVTSDNSKLCSCGGDRQIFYWDVATGKVIRKFRGHEGEVNAVKFNEYSSVVVSAGFDQSLRAWDCRSHSNEPIQIIDTFTDSVMSVCLTKTEIIGGSVDGTVRTFDMRIGREVSDDLGQPVNCISMSNDGNCILASCLDSTLRLIDRSSGELLQQYKGHTCKSYKLDCCITNTDAHVTGGSEDGFIFFWDLVDASVATKFRAHSSVVTSVSYHPKDNCMISSSVDGTIKVWKS